A window from uncultured Desulfobacter sp. encodes these proteins:
- a CDS encoding YraN family protein yields the protein MSLGGKQLGRKGEAAARKYLLSRGYKLLAANYSTPQFEIDIIAKDGQTLCFVEVKTRTGVKKGLPREAVTIAKQKKIITGAQYYLSRERITNTRLRFDVVEVLYKDSSHTDCDITVIPNAFQGC from the coding sequence ATGAGCCTTGGGGGAAAACAGCTTGGCAGAAAAGGAGAAGCCGCTGCCCGGAAATATCTTTTGTCCCGGGGCTACAAACTATTGGCCGCCAATTATTCGACCCCGCAGTTTGAAATCGATATTATTGCAAAGGATGGGCAAACACTGTGCTTTGTAGAAGTTAAGACCCGAACCGGCGTAAAAAAAGGGTTGCCCAGGGAAGCAGTCACTATAGCCAAGCAAAAAAAAATTATCACGGGTGCCCAATATTACTTGAGCCGAGAAAGAATTACCAATACCCGGTTGCGATTTGATGTGGTGGAAGTGTTATACAAGGACAGTTCACACACCGACTGTGACATCACCGTGATTCCCAACGCCTTCCAAGGATGCTGA
- a CDS encoding ribonuclease HII, with translation MPNIHGNLPPDMLAFEKQARSSGYKMVAGVDEAGRGPLAGPVVSAAVVLPETFNVPGINDSKKLSEKKREALFPVIQAQAVAFGIGIADHEEIDRINILQASLLSMKRAVEKLQMTPDFLLIDGNFTIDTTIDQRSVIKGDALSLSIAAASILAKVTRDRIMADLDSLYPQYGLKGHKGYPTKAHKEAILTHGPCPIHRKSFKGVKDI, from the coding sequence TTGCCTAATATCCACGGCAACCTGCCCCCCGACATGCTGGCTTTTGAAAAACAGGCCAGATCGAGTGGATATAAAATGGTTGCGGGCGTTGATGAGGCCGGCAGGGGACCCCTTGCCGGCCCCGTCGTGTCTGCGGCGGTCGTTCTGCCCGAAACATTTAATGTCCCGGGCATCAATGATTCTAAAAAGCTTTCCGAAAAAAAAAGGGAAGCGCTTTTTCCTGTGATCCAAGCCCAGGCCGTTGCCTTTGGCATCGGCATAGCCGATCATGAGGAAATTGACCGGATTAATATCCTGCAGGCCTCACTGCTTTCCATGAAACGGGCTGTTGAAAAGCTTCAGATGACACCGGATTTTCTGTTGATTGACGGGAACTTCACCATCGACACCACCATAGATCAGCGCAGTGTTATTAAAGGGGATGCTTTGAGCCTCTCCATTGCCGCAGCCTCTATTTTAGCCAAGGTCACGCGGGACCGGATCATGGCAGACCTTGACTCGCTATACCCCCAGTACGGCCTTAAAGGCCACAAAGGCTATCCAACCAAAGCCCACAAAGAGGCAATCCTGACCCATGGTCCCTGCCCGATTCATCGTAAAAGCTTCAAGGGTGTAAAGGACATATGA
- the rplS gene encoding 50S ribosomal protein L19: MTANLIQKIEREQMRLDIPEFDSGDTIKVHVKIREGEKERIQVFQGVVIKKTKGLSSARFTVRKISGGVGVERIFPLYSPAIDQIEVVTRGRVRRSKLYYLRNLRGKAARIKEKRFA; encoded by the coding sequence ATGACAGCAAACCTAATCCAAAAAATTGAAAGAGAACAGATGCGCCTTGACATCCCGGAATTCGACTCCGGGGATACCATAAAGGTTCATGTAAAAATCAGGGAAGGTGAAAAAGAACGTATCCAGGTTTTCCAGGGCGTTGTTATCAAAAAAACCAAGGGTCTTTCCAGTGCCCGGTTCACCGTTAGAAAAATTTCAGGCGGCGTCGGCGTTGAAAGAATTTTCCCCCTGTATTCCCCTGCCATTGACCAAATTGAAGTGGTTACCCGGGGACGTGTAAGAAGATCCAAGCTTTACTATCTGAGAAATCTGCGCGGCAAAGCTGCAAGAATCAAAGAAAAACGCTTTGCCTAA
- a CDS encoding RNA methyltransferase yields MSTPIYLALIHYPVVNKNGLITGSALTNMDLHDIARAGRTFGVKAYYVVTPYEDQKTLAVQIMDHWTHGHGGRVNPARKSALERVRVADSFEAVCTDIEHEQGEKVVKVATSANSQCATRSCKALGQELKGNTPHVLVFGTAWGLAPEVIDQCDHILEPIRGSGSYNHLSVRSAVSIYLDRLINS; encoded by the coding sequence ATGAGCACACCGATTTACCTGGCATTGATCCACTACCCGGTGGTCAATAAAAACGGACTGATCACAGGATCAGCCCTGACCAACATGGACCTGCACGACATTGCCAGAGCAGGCCGGACATTTGGGGTAAAGGCCTATTATGTGGTTACGCCCTATGAAGACCAAAAGACCTTGGCCGTCCAGATTATGGATCACTGGACCCATGGGCACGGGGGAAGGGTCAATCCGGCACGAAAGTCCGCCCTGGAGCGGGTCAGGGTGGCAGATAGTTTTGAAGCCGTTTGCACTGATATAGAACATGAACAGGGCGAAAAGGTTGTAAAGGTGGCTACCAGCGCCAACAGCCAATGCGCCACACGCAGTTGCAAAGCGCTTGGACAGGAATTAAAAGGGAACACCCCCCACGTGCTTGTATTTGGTACGGCTTGGGGACTGGCACCGGAAGTGATAGACCAGTGTGACCACATCCTGGAACCCATACGGGGTTCAGGATCATATAATCATCTGAGCGTCCGGTCCGCAGTGTCCATATATTTAGACAGATTAATAAACAGCTGA
- the trmD gene encoding tRNA (guanosine(37)-N1)-methyltransferase TrmD produces the protein MKFTVLTLFPEFLDAFFANGIMARALTRGVISADSINIRDFATDRHNTVDDRPYGGGSGMVMMPGPLEKAIASARHNADNPRVVCLSPQGNPFTQARACELAEECRDLILICGRYEGIDERVYSRQVDEEICVGDFVMTGGEIGAMAVIDAVARMIPGVLGSNESSQCESFMDNRLEYAQYTRPETYEDVAVPGVLLSGNHEKIRQWRRRSALERTFIKRPDLFDTRMPDNEEKEILRQWCRELEALIHK, from the coding sequence ATGAAGTTTACCGTATTAACATTGTTTCCGGAATTTCTGGATGCTTTTTTTGCCAACGGCATCATGGCCCGTGCCTTGACCCGTGGGGTAATCAGCGCAGACAGCATTAATATCCGGGATTTTGCCACAGATCGGCATAACACGGTGGATGACCGCCCCTACGGCGGCGGAAGCGGCATGGTAATGATGCCGGGGCCTTTGGAAAAGGCCATTGCGTCAGCCAGACATAATGCAGACAATCCCCGGGTGGTGTGCTTAAGTCCCCAGGGCAACCCCTTTACCCAGGCCCGGGCCTGTGAACTTGCAGAAGAATGCCGGGACTTGATTCTGATTTGCGGCCGGTACGAGGGTATTGACGAACGGGTCTACAGCCGCCAGGTGGATGAGGAGATCTGCGTTGGGGATTTTGTGATGACAGGCGGAGAAATTGGTGCCATGGCAGTGATTGATGCCGTGGCCAGAATGATTCCCGGGGTGCTTGGGAGCAATGAATCATCCCAATGCGAGTCATTTATGGACAACCGGTTGGAATATGCCCAGTACACCAGGCCTGAAACATACGAGGACGTAGCCGTCCCCGGGGTTCTTCTGTCCGGGAACCATGAAAAAATCCGGCAGTGGCGCAGGCGTTCGGCTTTGGAACGAACCTTTATCAAGCGCCCGGACCTGTTTGACACCCGGATGCCGGACAACGAAGAAAAAGAAATTTTGCGGCAGTGGTGCCGGGAACTTGAGGCATTAATCCATAAATGA
- the rimM gene encoding ribosome maturation factor RimM (Essential for efficient processing of 16S rRNA) produces the protein MEASDTWLTIGKVTGVHGLKGNVKVWSWAQSPDTFTPGLAVTLKNEEDRHGAGREYIITKTGSYKKGVMLTLEGVTTRDASEALVGNIVLVNKANLPDLDEDTWYWQDLIGLTVVDTCEGKLGKVDRLFPTGADDILVVTGKTPQGKQETLIPVNEAFIKDINLETGVITTQLPEGFATD, from the coding sequence ATGGAAGCTTCGGACACCTGGCTGACCATCGGTAAGGTCACGGGCGTTCACGGTCTTAAGGGGAATGTGAAGGTGTGGTCCTGGGCCCAGTCGCCCGACACCTTTACCCCTGGACTTGCCGTGACGCTCAAAAACGAGGAAGACCGCCATGGTGCCGGTCGCGAATATATCATCACGAAAACCGGCAGCTATAAAAAAGGGGTAATGCTAACCCTTGAAGGGGTCACAACCCGGGACGCCTCGGAAGCACTTGTGGGCAACATTGTCCTGGTGAACAAGGCCAACCTGCCGGACCTGGATGAAGACACCTGGTACTGGCAGGATTTGATTGGCTTGACGGTGGTGGATACCTGTGAGGGGAAACTTGGAAAAGTTGACCGGCTTTTTCCCACGGGTGCAGATGATATCCTGGTGGTCACAGGAAAAACGCCCCAGGGGAAACAGGAAACCCTGATCCCCGTGAACGAAGCGTTCATCAAGGATATAAACCTTGAGACCGGCGTCATCACCACCCAGTTGCCCGAAGGATTTGCCACGGACTGA